Proteins found in one Cytophagia bacterium CHB2 genomic segment:
- a CDS encoding helix-turn-helix transcriptional regulator: protein MPRFEFRGKAYNNPVELALEIIGGKWKMPILWRLKEKPWRYGELKKSLGQITHKMLTEQLRELERDGLLHREVYQVVPPKVEYSLTAKGETTIPIIESLREWGSAFRDEKLEAPRKNTKQKLRKAARSR from the coding sequence ATGCCAAGATTTGAATTCAGGGGCAAAGCTTACAACAACCCGGTGGAGCTGGCTTTGGAGATTATCGGCGGCAAATGGAAAATGCCCATCCTTTGGAGGCTAAAAGAGAAGCCGTGGCGGTATGGCGAGCTGAAAAAAAGCCTGGGACAAATTACCCACAAGATGTTGACCGAACAATTGCGCGAATTGGAGCGCGACGGCTTGCTTCATCGCGAGGTTTATCAAGTCGTCCCGCCGAAAGTCGAATATTCACTGACCGCAAAGGGCGAAACAACGATTCCGATTATCGAGAGTTTGCGCGAATGGGGCTCAGCATTCCGAGATGAAAAATTGGAGGCGCCTCGAAAAAATACAAAGCAAAAATTGCGCAAAGCCGCGCGCAGCCGCTGA